The Xanthomonas sp. DAR 34887 genome has a segment encoding these proteins:
- a CDS encoding outer membrane beta-barrel protein translates to MRNTLILAAMLAAAPFAAHAEGLSYSYVEGGWNRTDINVDETSEDIDGGYLRGSWQIAEPVYVFAGYQRDSDDFTVATLYSSKVTVQQASLGIGYRQEMTERVDFTADVSVLRVKAEADLRENGRRLARASDSNTLGTINVGLRGKPSPRTEAWVKAGYIDGSDVDQGEFVGTVGGQVNFTRTWGLVGEVEFIDNANQYKVGVRASF, encoded by the coding sequence ATGCGCAACACCCTGATTCTGGCTGCCATGCTGGCGGCCGCACCGTTTGCCGCCCATGCCGAAGGCCTGAGCTACAGCTACGTCGAAGGCGGCTGGAACCGTACCGACATCAACGTCGACGAGACGTCCGAGGACATCGACGGCGGCTACCTGCGCGGTTCCTGGCAGATCGCCGAGCCGGTGTACGTGTTCGCCGGCTATCAGCGCGACAGCGACGATTTCACCGTCGCCACGCTCTACTCCAGCAAGGTCACCGTGCAGCAGGCCAGCCTGGGCATCGGCTACCGCCAGGAAATGACCGAGCGCGTGGACTTCACCGCCGACGTCAGCGTGCTGCGGGTGAAGGCCGAGGCCGATCTGCGCGAAAACGGCCGCCGTCTGGCCCGCGCATCCGACTCCAACACGCTGGGCACGATCAACGTCGGCCTGCGCGGCAAGCCCTCCCCGCGTACCGAAGCCTGGGTGAAGGCCGGCTACATCGACGGCAGCGACGTGGACCAGGGCGAGTTCGTCGGCACCGTCGGCGGCCAGGTCAACTTCACCCGCACCTGGGGCCTGGTCGGCGAAGTGGAGTTCATCGACAACGCCAACCAGTACAAGGTCGGCGTGCGCGCCAGCTTCTGA